In Pseudoalteromonas sp. '520P1 No. 423', the following proteins share a genomic window:
- a CDS encoding basic secretory protein-like protein, with translation MIFNNKLKEKCKIATIALFITGIPLQLLAASTVLTNKNGTFQSSSENTSGSEVTTNLFDNNNDSKWLALDNTAWVSYQFDQHAILSSYSVTSANDAPTRDPQDWRLQGSNDALNWQVIDSQTAQVFDQRYQTKTYMISNRDSFSHYRLDITKNSGDNLIQLAEFALSGEYQTDPPPVDNSEILTQIDNGTVTFSEQIHAGEGATNLFDGNSYSKWLAQNNTAWVAYQFTKQAHVTHYTLTSANDVPDRDPKSWLLQGSNDGQQWTTLDSQSNQGFNNRYEVNQYTVNQPESFSFYRLNITDNHGANYTQLAEVALIGTFTNTPPHLEASFTAQPTNIHTGEQVQYHAPDNMDSYSWYFEGGTPNQSSAQSPTVSYHNSGYFDASLTVQLANQSDTLLKPQLVVVSERPNNNVDITSDSGVLLSQYGSSISGEGLNELTDDVLTTKYVVQSASSWIEHKGDQNYIVTGYSITSANDAPPRDPKYWTLEGSNDGINYTIIDNRDNQNWTSRTETRDFNFINVTPYRYHRFNFTNHGIDEWGYDVLQIAELKIHGYGTGGQYPSAKMQFKNPVAISQTVTFSSTGSKNAAQVLWQVQGQADSNKASPSYTFNQAGNYAISLTVTNAEGEKDITTGSIRVKQPVGSGNFVAPNINFVDDDPTHPGSIIFKQMIPDPVAFIQQHSETLARLIYDDVTPQLINNVENITYRLHDYDGISGKSGKTPNINISLSSRYIAEKAQQLGGETASILTELRGVLYHELTHGYQWEPVGAGGYAGGTEFYGFIEGLADYNRLTLGFHPEAVANKGGSHTSGYTTSAFFYVWLGEQYNIERFGSKLNETATTIAPWTLEKALHQIFINEGLNPQSVSELWTQYQNSL, from the coding sequence ATGATATTTAACAACAAGTTAAAAGAGAAATGTAAAATTGCCACAATTGCTTTATTCATCACTGGTATACCTTTACAACTATTGGCTGCAAGTACAGTTTTAACCAATAAAAATGGAACGTTCCAATCATCTAGTGAAAATACGAGTGGTTCAGAGGTAACGACGAACCTATTTGATAACAATAACGATAGTAAATGGCTTGCATTAGACAATACAGCTTGGGTCAGCTATCAGTTTGATCAGCATGCAATTTTAAGTAGTTACAGTGTTACGTCAGCTAACGATGCACCGACACGCGATCCACAAGATTGGCGCTTGCAAGGGAGTAATGATGCCCTAAATTGGCAGGTTATAGACAGTCAAACAGCTCAGGTTTTTGATCAAAGATATCAAACAAAAACTTATATGATTTCAAATAGGGATAGTTTTTCACATTATCGATTAGATATTACGAAAAACAGCGGTGATAATCTTATTCAACTAGCCGAATTTGCATTATCAGGTGAATATCAAACAGATCCACCTCCAGTAGATAATAGCGAGATACTCACTCAAATTGATAATGGTACAGTCACTTTTTCAGAGCAAATTCATGCGGGTGAAGGTGCGACTAATCTATTTGATGGCAATTCTTATTCCAAATGGCTCGCACAAAATAATACAGCTTGGGTTGCTTATCAGTTTACTAAGCAAGCTCATGTCACACATTATACGCTTACTAGTGCAAATGACGTACCTGATAGAGACCCAAAGTCGTGGTTATTACAAGGTTCTAATGATGGTCAACAATGGACCACTTTAGATAGCCAATCGAATCAGGGATTTAATAATAGGTATGAAGTTAATCAATATACAGTTAACCAACCAGAGTCATTTAGCTTTTATCGCTTGAATATAACAGATAATCACGGTGCTAATTATACGCAACTGGCTGAAGTTGCACTTATAGGCACATTCACAAATACGCCACCACATTTAGAAGCCAGTTTTACTGCGCAACCAACAAATATTCATACCGGTGAACAAGTTCAATATCACGCGCCAGATAATATGGATAGTTACAGTTGGTATTTTGAAGGCGGTACGCCAAATCAAAGTTCAGCTCAAAGCCCAACAGTGAGCTATCATAATAGTGGTTACTTTGATGCAAGCTTAACGGTTCAACTAGCAAATCAATCAGATACATTATTAAAACCACAATTAGTTGTTGTTAGCGAACGTCCAAATAATAATGTTGATATTACAAGTGACTCGGGTGTCCTACTGAGTCAATATGGTTCATCAATCAGTGGAGAAGGGCTAAATGAGCTTACTGATGATGTTTTAACTACAAAGTATGTCGTGCAATCAGCATCATCTTGGATTGAGCATAAAGGCGACCAAAACTATATAGTAACAGGCTACAGCATTACATCCGCTAATGACGCTCCTCCAAGGGACCCTAAATACTGGACCTTAGAAGGCTCTAATGATGGTATAAATTACACTATAATTGATAACCGAGACAACCAAAATTGGACTAGCCGCACTGAAACTAGAGATTTCAATTTTATTAATGTAACACCTTATCGTTATCACAGATTTAATTTTACCAATCATGGTATTGATGAATGGGGCTATGATGTATTACAAATTGCAGAGCTTAAAATTCATGGCTATGGTACTGGCGGCCAATATCCTTCAGCTAAAATGCAATTTAAAAACCCAGTAGCAATCTCTCAAACAGTAACGTTTTCATCAACAGGGTCAAAAAATGCAGCTCAAGTATTATGGCAAGTTCAAGGACAAGCAGATAGCAATAAAGCTTCACCCAGTTATACATTCAATCAAGCAGGTAACTATGCTATATCGCTTACAGTAACAAATGCTGAAGGTGAGAAAGATATAACAACAGGTAGTATACGAGTAAAACAGCCGGTAGGTTCTGGTAATTTTGTAGCCCCAAATATCAATTTTGTTGATGATGATCCGACTCATCCGGGTTCAATCATTTTTAAACAAATGATCCCAGATCCTGTGGCATTTATTCAACAACACTCTGAGACACTTGCTCGATTGATTTATGATGATGTTACACCGCAATTAATTAACAACGTTGAAAATATTACTTACCGATTACACGATTATGATGGTATTTCAGGAAAAAGTGGTAAAACGCCTAATATTAATATTAGCTTGAGTAGTCGATATATTGCTGAAAAAGCGCAACAATTAGGTGGCGAAACTGCATCCATTTTAACAGAACTAAGAGGCGTACTTTACCATGAATTAACTCATGGCTATCAATGGGAACCTGTAGGAGCTGGCGGGTATGCTGGCGGGACTGAGTTTTATGGATTCATTGAAGGATTAGCTGACTATAACCGCTTAACGCTTGGTTTTCACCCTGAAGCAGTTGCAAACAAAGGCGGCAGTCATACTAGTGGCTATACAACTTCAGCATTTTTCTATGTTTGGCTTGGTGAGCAATACAATATAGAACGATTTGGTAGCAAACTTAACGAAACGGCAACCACCATTGCTCCTTGGACGTTAGAAAAAGCATTGCATCAAATCTTTATTAATGAAGGACTCAACCCGCAGTCTGTTAGCGAATTGTGGACACAATACCAAAACTCACTTTAA
- a CDS encoding TonB-dependent receptor domain-containing protein — translation MSYQKNKKYLLSKVAVAVTCMCSSITHFNISADEQIRNNEEIERVEITGSRIKRTDLEGVINVTTITSDDMIKNGFNNVYDALSNLTAAGGAVLGEINTGSYTPGAKELNLRGLGPEYTLILVNGKRLAYYPMPFGGQTNFVNLDMIPTAMVQRIDIQTGGASAIYGSEAMGGVINIVTKKGIEGHYVELQGGTDTYGTNNSKALSFVGGFSDNDWSVDYAAEYKTNDGLVSGDRPYHDSDWDNPSSDARIELNRSITVRSDDTLTVNNYAKEYCNTSENPHSMAVQHYVDRGTTTIGASCGWDENVSNQMINKNESASVYVNGNYQLTDEINLFANAFYIQQQKQGTRGSLFYMGDKFWDPDLPNKDGGYGGAVKQMWRKVMDSEYTDDGYGRTFDDSSYSLNFGLEGEIADYDYSIGFSRSVYDFNDQYLHATNTGFASILGPQLGTHNDLPVYRPDYKTWYGGLNKEKAFEIADWVVYEGKSYNNTFTADITGDLFDLPAGPVAFSAYIELMDEGSKAVPDERVLNKEFSGLTGVITDGSRNRYAAAAEFLIPVLDNLDVEAAVRYDYYDDKSDVGGAASSQVGFTYRPAENLVIRSAFGTTFRGPDMAALYKGFSGNFGSGNDRTIADACLTLANESAVAGYDTQALTQTCVDADITADPTKPSIQVDFESVSKGDLSLKEETGTTFTTGLVYELNEYFSFNVDYYNIVIKDKIQLLGAGYIMQLDYECQTGVHDENSAMCSNMASRIQRYDETGVGIDRLGNTITGEAYVPHTITEGYINAAERRDSGVDLGFKGLAATQYGDFDYKFNLTRTLGKKEKLRAEDELVDLISDQNNFDFRTMANASVTWQKDGTAVSLLASYKGKLWNNANYSERKKLPAWIRYNLTLGQQITDESRVVLTITNLFNAMPPQDETFSSYPFYRMGAYDTLGRQFNLRYTYSF, via the coding sequence ATGAGCTATCAAAAAAATAAAAAGTACTTGCTTTCAAAAGTCGCTGTTGCTGTGACGTGTATGTGCTCTTCAATCACGCACTTTAATATCAGTGCCGATGAGCAAATCAGAAATAATGAAGAAATTGAACGTGTTGAGATCACGGGCTCTAGAATTAAGAGAACTGATCTTGAAGGTGTGATTAATGTTACAACCATCACATCTGACGATATGATCAAAAATGGTTTTAACAACGTTTATGATGCTTTATCAAATTTAACAGCTGCCGGTGGTGCTGTACTGGGTGAGATAAATACAGGCTCTTATACCCCAGGTGCTAAAGAGCTAAATCTTCGAGGTTTGGGGCCAGAGTACACCTTGATTTTAGTAAACGGCAAACGACTTGCCTATTATCCTATGCCTTTTGGTGGTCAAACTAACTTTGTAAATTTAGATATGATCCCAACAGCTATGGTACAACGCATCGATATACAAACAGGCGGCGCATCGGCTATTTACGGTTCCGAAGCTATGGGCGGCGTGATTAATATTGTCACTAAGAAAGGGATCGAAGGACATTATGTTGAACTTCAAGGTGGCACGGATACCTATGGTACTAATAATTCAAAAGCATTGAGTTTTGTAGGTGGTTTTAGTGATAACGATTGGAGTGTTGATTATGCCGCAGAGTATAAAACAAATGACGGGTTAGTCTCGGGTGATAGACCTTATCATGACAGTGATTGGGATAACCCTTCTTCTGATGCAAGAATTGAGCTAAACCGCTCAATTACTGTGCGTTCAGATGACACTTTAACGGTAAATAACTACGCAAAAGAATATTGTAATACTAGCGAAAATCCACATTCTATGGCAGTCCAGCACTATGTAGATCGTGGCACCACAACAATTGGTGCCAGTTGTGGGTGGGACGAAAATGTCTCAAATCAAATGATTAATAAAAATGAATCAGCCAGTGTTTATGTTAATGGTAATTATCAGTTAACCGATGAAATAAATTTATTTGCTAATGCGTTTTACATTCAACAGCAAAAGCAAGGTACCCGCGGATCATTATTTTATATGGGCGATAAATTTTGGGACCCAGACTTACCTAATAAAGACGGCGGTTATGGTGGCGCTGTAAAACAAATGTGGCGCAAAGTGATGGATTCTGAGTATACAGATGATGGTTATGGGCGTACATTCGATGATTCTTCGTATTCTTTAAACTTTGGTTTAGAAGGTGAGATAGCGGATTATGATTATTCGATAGGGTTTTCCCGTTCTGTGTATGACTTTAATGACCAATATTTACATGCAACTAATACAGGATTTGCTAGTATTTTAGGACCACAGCTAGGTACTCATAATGATTTACCTGTATATAGACCAGATTATAAGACATGGTATGGTGGTCTAAATAAGGAAAAAGCATTTGAAATTGCTGATTGGGTTGTTTATGAAGGTAAGTCTTATAACAACACATTCACAGCAGATATAACGGGTGATTTATTTGATTTACCAGCAGGGCCAGTTGCATTTTCTGCTTATATAGAATTAATGGATGAGGGGAGTAAAGCTGTACCTGACGAACGAGTCCTTAATAAAGAGTTTTCAGGTTTAACTGGAGTGATCACTGATGGTAGCCGAAATCGCTATGCTGCTGCTGCTGAGTTTTTAATTCCTGTACTTGATAATTTAGATGTTGAAGCTGCGGTGCGCTATGACTATTACGATGATAAATCAGATGTCGGTGGAGCTGCATCATCTCAAGTTGGTTTTACTTATCGACCAGCAGAAAATTTAGTAATTCGAAGTGCTTTCGGTACCACTTTCCGAGGGCCGGATATGGCAGCTTTATATAAAGGGTTTAGTGGTAATTTTGGTAGTGGGAACGATCGTACTATTGCTGATGCATGTTTAACTTTAGCGAATGAAAGCGCTGTGGCTGGTTATGATACTCAAGCACTGACGCAAACCTGTGTTGACGCAGATATCACTGCAGATCCAACAAAGCCAAGCATACAAGTTGATTTTGAAAGTGTATCTAAAGGTGATTTAAGTTTAAAAGAAGAAACAGGTACGACATTTACAACAGGGTTAGTATATGAACTAAATGAGTATTTTTCATTTAATGTTGATTACTACAATATAGTGATAAAAGATAAAATTCAGTTGCTAGGCGCTGGATATATCATGCAACTCGATTACGAATGTCAAACAGGTGTGCATGATGAAAACTCAGCAATGTGTAGCAACATGGCTTCCCGTATTCAACGCTATGATGAAACAGGTGTTGGTATTGATAGGTTAGGCAATACGATTACAGGTGAAGCTTATGTACCACACACAATTACTGAAGGATATATCAATGCTGCAGAGAGACGTGATTCAGGTGTTGATTTAGGTTTTAAAGGTTTAGCTGCAACCCAATATGGCGACTTTGATTATAAATTTAATCTGACTCGTACATTAGGTAAAAAAGAAAAGCTCAGAGCAGAAGATGAGTTAGTTGATTTAATTTCAGATCAAAATAACTTTGATTTTAGAACTATGGCAAATGCATCTGTGACTTGGCAAAAAGACGGCACTGCGGTTTCATTACTTGCTAGCTATAAAGGTAAGTTATGGAATAACGCAAATTATTCAGAGCGCAAAAAGTTACCTGCTTGGATCAGATATAACCTGACATTAGGACAACAAATCACAGATGAAAGTCGCGTTGTTTTAACGATAACTAACTTATTTAATGCTATGCCACCACAAGATGAAACCTTCTCTAGCTATCCATTCTATCGTATGGGTGCTTACGACACGTTAGGTCGTCAATTTAATTTAAGGTATACGTACTCATTTTAG
- a CDS encoding S9 family peptidase, whose protein sequence is MKNSLYVIIMFITTLSWAHPGEHYVPRQAGTLLDDGEIITQTPYLFEFETYKQFTQHQYSLGMNKQQIDQLLPFDKFTQYQANHTVQVTEIIYRSAATNIAGLIFTPKGNTSKLLPIIIYNHDGYLRNAKISFSEIIELYRLAEQGYVVMASYFRGNGNSDGRADFTLGDVTDAYNLTMVAAKNIKQANIDKVGILGLGRGGTTAYHMAFHNDSYDAAIMMAAPTDYSTSHQLNHLDKHVFPYAVRHYKQDKKAALIRISPLKQIQHLNRQLPILLLHGTQDNQVLVSDSLNMATALNKQSQVYRMAIFEQTNHTFDTQILKLRSEIDYWFNKYLKSET, encoded by the coding sequence ATGAAAAATAGTTTATATGTCATTATTATGTTTATTACAACTTTGAGTTGGGCGCATCCTGGTGAGCATTATGTACCCAGACAAGCCGGCACTTTACTTGATGACGGAGAAATAATTACACAAACCCCTTATCTATTTGAATTTGAAACCTATAAGCAGTTTACGCAACATCAATACAGTTTGGGCATGAATAAACAGCAAATAGATCAATTACTTCCTTTTGATAAATTTACGCAATATCAAGCTAATCATACAGTTCAAGTAACCGAAATTATATACAGAAGTGCCGCCACAAATATTGCAGGACTTATATTCACCCCAAAAGGAAATACTTCCAAACTTTTACCCATTATTATTTATAATCACGATGGTTATTTACGTAATGCAAAAATTAGCTTTTCCGAAATCATTGAATTGTATCGTTTAGCTGAACAAGGGTATGTTGTAATGGCATCTTATTTTCGTGGAAATGGTAACAGTGATGGACGGGCTGATTTTACCTTAGGCGATGTTACTGACGCCTATAATTTAACGATGGTTGCAGCTAAAAACATTAAGCAAGCAAATATAGATAAAGTAGGTATATTAGGCTTAGGCAGAGGGGGCACTACGGCTTATCATATGGCATTTCATAATGATAGCTATGATGCGGCAATTATGATGGCGGCTCCGACAGATTACAGTACATCTCACCAACTTAATCATCTAGATAAACATGTTTTTCCGTATGCTGTGAGGCACTACAAGCAGGATAAAAAAGCGGCTTTAATTCGAATTTCACCACTTAAACAAATTCAACATTTAAATAGACAACTTCCTATATTATTACTTCATGGTACACAAGATAACCAAGTTTTAGTGTCTGACAGTTTAAATATGGCGACTGCTTTAAATAAGCAATCACAGGTTTATAGGATGGCTATATTTGAACAAACCAATCATACATTTGATACTCAAATTTTAAAGTTAAGATCGGAAATTGACTATTGGTTTAATAAGTATTTAAAAAGTGAGACTTAA
- a CDS encoding sugar MFS transporter encodes MDQANAHYRGAFSLLTCLFFIWGLITTINGTLVPYFKEIFDLTFFEAGLVDWAFFISFLLMSIPSAKVIERYGYKVCLLFGIGLLFIGCLVFLLASIVVSYPLFLFALFILGIGITLLQVAANPFVSALGPNKYASSRLNLSQALNSLGKFLAPLIGAWFILDVSGFSPAEKLATIQTPYIIMASILLIALLCLKFTQLPVIAKISHQDTQTADHTLRSFYQLLIQYPHLKKGVIAIFILVGIEVSVVHYGNSYIMALRLPGYTLQSANTLVSYILIGELLGRFIGAFLLNKFPQLKSHNMLTVNALTGIALLLASIMTQGSLSLWCFILLGLCNSIMWSNIFTLSLVNIDKNTAKASSLLVTAIVGGAFIPLVVGLCADYYGIKNGFYTVIACYAYIVYFGLKGYKPVLNSEGNDAPQKLVAQ; translated from the coding sequence ATGGATCAAGCTAACGCACACTATCGAGGCGCATTTTCGTTACTCACTTGTCTATTTTTTATTTGGGGTTTAATCACAACTATAAATGGTACGCTAGTGCCTTATTTTAAAGAAATTTTTGATTTAACTTTTTTTGAAGCAGGCTTAGTTGACTGGGCTTTTTTTATTTCATTTTTATTGATGTCAATTCCAAGTGCAAAAGTGATTGAACGTTATGGTTATAAAGTGTGTTTGTTATTCGGTATCGGTCTTTTATTTATAGGCTGCTTAGTTTTTTTACTTGCCTCTATTGTTGTCAGTTATCCTTTATTTTTATTCGCCTTATTTATCTTAGGCATTGGGATCACCCTATTACAAGTTGCAGCTAATCCATTTGTATCAGCATTAGGGCCAAATAAATATGCTTCAAGCCGACTAAATCTATCCCAAGCACTTAATTCATTAGGAAAGTTCTTAGCACCTCTCATTGGGGCATGGTTTATATTAGATGTTTCAGGTTTTAGCCCAGCTGAAAAGCTAGCGACAATTCAAACGCCATATATCATTATGGCGAGTATTTTATTAATTGCTTTACTGTGTCTTAAATTCACTCAACTTCCAGTAATAGCAAAAATTAGTCATCAAGATACGCAAACTGCTGATCATACTTTGAGATCCTTCTATCAATTATTAATCCAATACCCGCATTTAAAAAAAGGCGTAATCGCAATATTTATTTTAGTAGGTATTGAAGTCAGTGTCGTTCATTACGGCAATAGCTATATTATGGCACTTAGATTACCAGGCTATACTCTACAAAGTGCAAACACTTTGGTCTCGTATATATTAATCGGTGAGCTGTTGGGTCGATTTATTGGTGCTTTCTTACTAAATAAGTTTCCTCAGCTAAAATCTCATAATATGCTGACGGTAAATGCTTTAACTGGTATTGCATTATTGCTAGCTTCAATTATGACCCAAGGAAGCCTTTCCTTGTGGTGTTTTATTCTACTAGGTCTGTGTAATTCAATTATGTGGTCTAACATTTTCACCTTATCTTTAGTAAACATAGATAAAAATACAGCTAAAGCTTCTAGCCTATTAGTTACCGCCATTGTTGGCGGTGCATTTATCCCGCTAGTTGTGGGCTTGTGTGCAGACTATTACGGTATTAAGAATGGCTTTTATACCGTAATTGCATGTTATGCTTATATTGTTTATTTTGGTTTAAAAGGATATAAACCAGTTTTAAATTCAGAGGGAAATGACGCACCACAAAAGTTAGTTGCACAATAA
- a CDS encoding serine hydrolase, with protein MNKKSLLKLVLIVSILIPDLVFVNKQMDQGVDYHNKYQPMLNNLVSKYIPGAVLLVESKHGRFIGSAGFKDLEKKQPMTTDIVMPNGSAGKKLTALLIALLAEEGIVDLDAPISKYLDKELLSQIQYSNRMTLRQLLNHTSGIFEYNDAGDYAFFKAQYAQRNKVTTDIFPLHFALNQPADFEPGEGYSYSNTGYVLAGVILERVLKEHPSKAIRKRILAPLEMTSSYSKGVEKHQPELASGFFINDEDHLFPTPLNVWIDTKDIIGTTATSDAPLASDVNDIAKLLRTIVRKNKYFSERLRTEMIGEKHLVESWGPRFYQGSDFYYGLGIWVEKVNDKKFYHHGGTEFGYFTQNIYIPDGDISITAFANCGVNDKCEEAFQHFTFEVLDSFLNVSRDI; from the coding sequence GTGAATAAAAAGTCTTTATTAAAGCTAGTACTTATCGTTTCAATATTGATACCTGATTTAGTCTTTGTAAATAAACAAATGGATCAAGGCGTCGACTACCACAATAAATACCAGCCAATGCTAAATAATCTTGTATCTAAATACATTCCCGGTGCCGTGCTTTTGGTTGAATCAAAACACGGCAGGTTTATAGGTAGCGCAGGCTTTAAAGACTTGGAAAAAAAGCAGCCAATGACAACAGATATTGTGATGCCAAATGGTAGTGCTGGAAAAAAATTAACTGCGTTGCTGATTGCTTTGTTGGCAGAGGAAGGGATCGTTGATCTTGATGCACCGATAAGTAAATATCTTGATAAAGAATTACTTAGCCAAATCCAATATTCGAATAGAATGACGTTAAGGCAATTGTTAAATCACACGAGCGGTATTTTTGAATATAACGATGCGGGTGATTATGCGTTTTTTAAAGCGCAATATGCTCAACGGAATAAAGTTACAACTGACATTTTTCCATTACACTTTGCGTTGAACCAACCCGCAGACTTTGAACCAGGAGAAGGATATTCGTACTCGAACACAGGCTATGTACTTGCTGGAGTCATTTTAGAGCGCGTTTTAAAAGAACACCCTTCGAAGGCTATCAGAAAAAGAATTTTAGCACCATTGGAAATGACATCTAGCTACTCTAAAGGGGTTGAAAAACATCAACCAGAGCTGGCTTCGGGCTTTTTTATCAATGATGAAGATCATCTTTTTCCAACCCCGCTTAATGTGTGGATTGATACAAAAGACATTATTGGGACTACTGCAACGTCTGACGCACCTTTAGCATCAGATGTTAATGATATAGCGAAACTTCTAAGGACTATCGTACGCAAGAACAAGTACTTCAGCGAAAGGTTGAGAACCGAAATGATTGGTGAAAAGCACTTAGTTGAGTCTTGGGGACCACGTTTTTATCAGGGCTCTGACTTCTATTATGGGCTTGGTATCTGGGTTGAAAAAGTTAATGATAAGAAATTCTACCATCATGGCGGTACTGAATTTGGCTATTTTACGCAAAATATTTACATCCCAGATGGAGATATCAGTATTACTGCCTTTGCGAATTGCGGTGTAAACGACAAATGTGAAGAAGCATTTCAACATTTTACTTTTGAGGTATTAGACTCCTTTTTAAACGTTAGTAGGGACATATAA
- a CDS encoding FKBP-type peptidyl-prolyl cis-trans isomerase gives MFSFLSANSLILVLLSTSVYAQTPPDNPEPTIFPSQLHPLMSYAQGVHVAKLIAPQFKRQLNLGIKLNKQDFIKGFSDYLLEKNQLPNNEVKLLSQQMYHLMQVNHLKNNAKIALDNLDEGQAFLQKNRTNPKIKFTASGLQYQINTTAKGMKPKLKDVVTLRFNASRIDGSTISSSDVKNKPLNITVNKLFKGFQQGLQMMSIGANYTFFIPSKLAYGITGDVNLNIGPNEVVIYQVELLNIQPATS, from the coding sequence ATGTTCTCTTTTTTGTCTGCAAACAGTTTAATTTTAGTGCTATTGAGCACCTCTGTTTATGCACAAACACCACCTGATAACCCAGAACCAACCATTTTCCCCTCTCAATTACATCCTTTAATGTCTTATGCGCAGGGTGTACATGTCGCAAAACTTATTGCACCGCAATTCAAACGCCAACTTAATTTAGGCATAAAGCTAAATAAACAAGACTTTATTAAAGGTTTTAGTGACTATTTACTAGAAAAAAACCAATTACCCAACAACGAAGTTAAGTTATTAAGCCAACAAATGTATCATTTAATGCAAGTTAATCATTTAAAAAATAACGCAAAAATTGCGCTTGATAACTTAGATGAAGGGCAAGCTTTTTTACAAAAGAACAGAACTAATCCAAAAATAAAATTCACAGCTTCTGGGTTACAATATCAAATCAATACTACAGCAAAAGGTATGAAACCAAAGTTAAAAGATGTAGTCACACTACGCTTTAATGCATCACGTATTGATGGCAGTACGATCAGTTCAAGCGACGTCAAGAATAAACCTCTTAATATTACCGTGAATAAGCTATTTAAGGGCTTTCAGCAAGGTTTACAAATGATGTCTATAGGCGCTAATTACACTTTTTTCATCCCTAGCAAATTAGCTTATGGGATCACTGGGGATGTTAATTTAAATATAGGCCCAAATGAAGTGGTTATTTATCAAGTTGAGCTTCTTAATATCCAGCCAGCAACATCATAA